The window acattcggggacgaatgttcttaagggggggagaatgttatgtcccgtattttcgtataacgggaaatcaagaaataaataagacttgtgtgtattgaggaaataatttgattcaagttgctatgctcatgttgattatgaaatcattgatggcaagacctcggggaaggccgagggtaaatttggaatttcggaaattagttccgggaatttctAAGCGGGATTTTTTAAAGAATTGGACCAAGAAGGTTGGCCCAAGAATTTGGGCCCAAAGAGACCATGGTGGCCGGCCCAAAACATGGCCTAAGATCCATCTTAAgtggtcatgtgcttagcacatgaccctttatccatatatatccacttgcctttggaattatcaagaaaatagatcaaaaatcaaagaacacaaagaaaaggggtttcggccactagagagaaaaagaaagaaaaatatccaagccttgttgttgtttcaaaaatcttgagttttacatagtggtgaagtgctcaagacgctctccgacgtgatacaagtagttcggagaaagagagacgtttgcggcaagtcggaaactcaagaaaaaggtaagatttttatgttttaatgttatgaaatggatatgtatgtgttggtgattgaattagtgtgaagattgtgggttggggttgtgtttgtgcatgacgtgtgtgtgaaaaaaaaggggtatgttggccgtgagttccatgtagtataagacgtgggagttttatcttgtttagtttgaataatgcgttGTTATGACATTTgtatcgtaaatgaatgtttggagaattgaattggtgttagaaaatgatttcggacgttatcggaaaaatgtatacctttgggatattggtgtatatcatagtatatttatgacactaaagaccttaaataaggtttatggttgatgataatgaatttggaatgaaacgacgcaagttagaacgttcgtcgtaacttttggtgtttttgaatgaaaattggaaagtagtaaactttggggatgttcgtatgtgatttggaacttgtatgtagtgtgtttgaataattgggaatgaatgaatgaatggactaatgtggaaatagatttggcatgttgaagttgaatcaataattttgccaacttatgtattaaagtgcaattttgaagtttatgtaatatgattgtggtttgtatggttaatgatgtttgggttgttgttgttgttgtattttgagccgagctaagtctcgggggtgttagatttatagggggagtgctgccgaaatttcggtagccaaatatagcccaaagactaaagtgttgattctcatgaatagtaactggtaaaagtgaccatttgcagtttctagacgaaacgggaattgcgatttgaggagtgtaaggcgccaaccaggtatgtaaagcctacctctcattttttttggcatgtcctagtcctactaggtaaatttcggaatctcgggaataactctgctctcggaaatcgaggttcaagttcgagcactattcattcagcgcgattgaaaccttttggtcccatttgggtaaaagaacgctcgtacctccataacttgtgctgttgagtccgaaactcttcgaaacttttgtaaatgactctatggagccaaaaaaaaaaaaatctgcgatttgtgtctGCCGCCTCaatttgtcccgaggtgggcccgcgagccccgaggctccccctTATTCGGCTTGTTTGATTCGTTGGTGttcgttatgatccgcaaccatctgtttgtgactcatggatgcgtttgaaacttcctatgccattaatgcatgttctgtactttgggatgatgtgagaattccggaaaaatgacttatgaacagttttcttacgaatttgacagtttggaacttcgtaacctttatatgcctagtTTTATCAAtttgattcctactccgagccttctggcgtcagtatctacctatatgtaaacgatatgttgagtccgacaaattattttgatatgcatatggtttctgcactactctgttcgtgctgtctgttgtgacttcgttcgtcggtacccgggccgactttgtgatcgtgcgcactataatatattcgggagttatgatgtgtcacggtttccgaggcctcgccatagggccggttaccgtttatggagttatgatgtgatatggcatttgatatgttctgatgatatgatgtgtgtgtgatatgatgtgtctggagactgtacggagatttgaaaacttctggagttatgatgtgttgtggcaccagcgtcagggggtgaccacgttcctataccctatgcatgatgtgatttgcatttgtacgttcgcctcccgcgcaggtttgctttgtttacaatgttggtgtgtttgttctttctgactctagctgtgtttgtaatttctgtaccttctgctttacatactcagtacgtctcccgtactgacccccgtttcttcgggggctgtgtttcatgcccgcaggtacagaagctcgtttgggtggtcctccagtttaggctactcattctgctgtgttgaagagctccccttgatccggagcctactttcggtacatatcttttggttgtgtctgtattctgtatatttggatgagtgggtacggcggggccctgtcccgtcctatgttcttatgttccgttttgtttagaggcctgtagtcaaatttgtgggtcgtgggtccggtgtgtttgcatgtgagtccgTTTTACGATCttgagcggcccgtacgctactatggccaagtcggcctttgagtttgtatgtgtgcgtatgcatttgggggcgatgtacattccgccacccctctgatgtgtgtgtgtgaaatttggcgatgtatattccgcctcctttctgatttgtaatctgtctgatctgtacgggcgtctgcttagaataagtgttcggtagatgtctgattgcgatgttgagttcgaatagcgtatgctgagttcggttgagtttgaattgcgatggtctgggtgtgagttcgtttggggtgtccctgtagggcaccagtcgcggcccacggggctgggacGTGACATGCTCACaacagtagtaggtctagttatccacacTATCGATATAATATCActtacccccttttttttttttttgtggtcaaagttctcttgtaacgtcatctttgttctcgagggtctaagtctcatgtgtaactaataccccttatgcctcatgctcttttactcttgattataccaatcacaaactactacgactttgtcatatcacttttctctagtTTCTTTATCAAGTTGACTTacctttttgtcattgcttgccaTCATTTCTTGTCATTGAAGAACCTCCATGTTGGACTTTCCTTTAACAAGGCTTTATAAGCTTcttcatctactgccccatggctcgcctgTTGGCTTCATACTTGCATTCACCCCCTGTTCATATGGAGCATGTCACATTTTTAGttgtttccttgctatactttacttactgtgTATCCCAGTTATCGCTCtgtcctcattatatcctgatcataatcaactctatagagtgacacttcttggtaTCATTCGCAAATCTTGCTCATAAAATAGATTAAACTTTACGAAGTGAGCATACTTAAATTGTTTCTCTTTCTGattatccctatttcacttaccacataagtcactTCACCAATGTATTTACATTCATTATAGTCCTTCATACCCGTATCTCTGTCTACGTGATGCCGTCACTTTATTTTGccaataaacttatcgtatcttcctcgtgcttatcccttccatcaatacttcagtaccaaactctattggagttacccttttccTCCTATGACATGCTTTAGTACTACCTTATAACTATTGTTACTATCCctccaatagtatttaactcacctcgtgtagttgttaacgatactcctaacttaatcacGTCCTGCCATTCACATCTCTTCTCGCTAGAACATGTCaccagcttatatcttatctcctttagatgctaggaaaatttcggcagagtttctcttgtaaacataacaatcccgaacctgcacatagcccaggaaacacgtccgatgtctcaatgggacatatatcggaacacaccTAATACGTAAacgaacaacacaagatcacttactatTAAAGGGtataaataatagtgcttgtctcataagttgtgcctgcacactcagtttaggattccaatatccatatacatacacatattatttatatttactcgctgtcaatcaacttactcgtaaatcacgattctggctatcactggtTCACTAACAAATATAAACATCTCACTTTGCTTGATTGGCCCAGTCTTTTACTTTAACACAGTCAATAACATCTGAAGTAATATATGACAGCATAAGGCCCAAATCAATCGATGCTTACATATCGTAAAAGGATACTGGAAATGTACCTGGGGCGATATCAGggaaagactcaagatcttgtcgctcaGTAAATGCATGGATATGACGCCGGGATCTACTCGGACTAGGTGTCCCTCTTTGGTCTCTACCAGCACCTACTAACACATGTGGCCCTGGCCTTGGGgggcgtaccgatgacgaagagtCAACTACCACTCTCGTAGTTCGAACCTTagctttaccacgtagcgatgggcagtcacactttaaatggcctggccgagcacaggcataacaaacatccgagccaaaACGACAGGGTCCcctatgtaacctgcgacactgagtacatcgtggtaccgagaatctcgtctgactagaactacTCCGAGTTCTGGaattggaaactctgagactttgGGGTCACCTAGAATAGGTAGGTCCATCAAATTTGagtctaggaaactgcggaggagcaccacttgtgaaacgaactgagtgcctagagaattgttgcctcgagtcacccctaaactcatgatcaaaccctgaagaattatctccctttctccaacctctgttaccgtggcccacatcctgcggCTGAGCTTGagtggcaaccaattgagtcagtaaaagaatagtatgtctcatctcttggcccgaggcatctggcaGAGGAATGGGgaatgctggagctaaagttgaggctcccctttgatcctctaaagtgggtgaagtatgggaaaaccgaggtggggccttattctgaggttcgccctcctccatatctatagacagCTCTTGCtcgagcccttcttcaaccaccatcttgcccttctgggctgcggtagcttttcccttcatcagcTTCGCTGAAATTAAAACTCAccgttagggaggggataatcttataatacagctctatcgcacgatttcttatgataaaagatggtcatttttcctaaatgccctgtagcctcctgtttattaatgtggcgtgcaacacaccataaacaagactctactatacacggctcgtagacacttcctaagaccgaactgctctgataccacttttgtcacgacccagctaggggccgcgacgggtacccgaggctaaccaccgagcaccgctcgctctatgacttattctactaatttaatgctcttttaatcaatttatattcaaatcataaagaaatcatctttcgcttgaaacataaatgctttcataaacataagctatcaaaataatatgcacgtatatgtatataactttgggagaccccataacccacactacgtatctacgagcctctactggagaactagacatatacaaatatatacaaaagcatagcccgactggcacctccgaaatagtggagtgctcctgtaaatctgttgatagctcctataggtctgcgccgcctctctgtctacctgtgggcatgaacacagcgtccaaagaaaacggacgtcagtacgaatattgtactgagtatgtaaggcataacaatagaaatacatcaatgagataaaggaaacatcaataaggatcaactgtatgtgactgtctcgtatagaagaaatagcatatgctgacttacttcatatccatcatcatatcatatattgctgcggaacgtgcagcccgatccatgtatcatcatatatatatatatatctgttagtgccgaggaacgtacggcccgatccataaataatatagtatgttagtgccgagaaacgtacggcccgattcaTCACCCATATActccgcgtccgggcaccccgcgtccgggatgaaatcatgatacgccagctgtacaggtggctatgcgtctatagcgcctcacctttccccacttcccctgaaaacattttcatatcatatatatctatatacatagaTAATAtacgcagcatgcatgagagcccaaggagagTTGTgttcctatcggagtgacgtaaggtcgaacacctccgattatattatggattaatcatgatcgtcatgtctcgccttgaagggacaatcatcataaggcgagactatcaacgaaatcTAATATAAAAAGAACAGAAAGTAGGGTCACCATCTTGTAAGAAGTCACTTCgtatacttttggaaatcttaagggaagtatagtcgtcatccatgaataaaatttagaaatcaagaaatagctcgatattcttatatcgttattgaaaacataaacttggaacctttaaacccggaatcatcatcatcataatcaaataggaaaatattctcgTCTTGACATCATATTCGTCATTGCAAAAGCGTGTCCATCATTATGATCATAAAATCTTACGAAATCATAAACCTTCGTTTTGGAAAGACacaaacattttggaaaacattcacGGGTTATCAAGAGAGGAATCATAAACGTTTAGCTTTGGAAAATGAGGAAGCTATGGAAGCATTCATGAAGTCGTAACattggagtcatgcctttgaaggaaagggacaagccttaacataccttgtttgcttagctaaatatcgttcacttgctcttcttcaatatcgcgtcgttaccttcataagggaattcgaattatcattagttgatggactataagaacgcgtcgctatttctaaagaaaattgggcggcacttcctttgtttatgctacttttcccatgttctatatcaacatccaacattcaccacaatatcacaatcaacaaacatcatttacataccctcatcacattccaccaatttcctccaattttccccatatttatccatatagcttattatcgtgtttccgcacctttaatacttatttcatgataaaagcagcatttctagcatattcataactagAACACCTCACTTCCATGATTTAATTCCATCATTATTCActagtggcactattcacccttttaagacccattttccatgtctttctacaattcaagctttccttagtcttctaacacttaaataacttgataaagtcatgaaacataccttggatggtgattgaacaaaccttgagttgaaatacttcactttcacaaaaccctagttccaccatctagggaatttcttggcttaaatgaacaatgaggagttccacactcttaattcctctaatttggttgttattgatcttgattcttacttgaattcttggtttagaagtgtgtggaaggttctagagagagagaggatcgtgtaggagaaaatgggaaatgaaaaatgaaactttggatcatatttttataaaacacacttcagtcccgatgtcattatacggttcgttatacggtccgtataactgaccgtaaaatggactcagtgatcgcccctctctgtgaccatttgacgatccatttgacgggccatATAAtcgttatacagtccgtataattcaccgtaaaactgaccttttctcaacctcattctgtgacactttgacgattcattttacggaccgtcaaaccgttatacggtcgtatagtacaccgtaaaactcacccttcagtcaGTCTCTTCTGTGACGCTTCTGTGGttcatataatggaccgtaaaacacttttacggtccgtataatggaccgtatactcccagttcactgaatcttattttctttactttgtttcatttccgatccttatgaaccttcttaaaagttgttcaactccccgataccaatctacgggaccttattacttgccttcgaaatgccacacacacattttatccttattagcctattttgcacatgctaacggaaaaatttccgaggtgtaacaggaggCATCTTTTGGGGAATAATCTTCATACGTGGAAACTGAGGAGGGACTAAATAATAAGCAAGAATAGAAGAGGTAGATGGTCAAAGATAATGAGTCAGTGCAAAAGGTTGTGGAAGTCCAAGATCAGTCCAATAATGAGCAGGTTAAatccaaagataaaaatgagatAGAGTTGATTTCAGAAAAGGAAGTATCCAAAGAAGGGAAGCTCACTGATCAAACAGATGACGACAATAATGATATCATAACAACAGTAATCAGTGAAAACGATGAAGAAGTGGATGCTGCACAACAGGAGATGGATGATGACTCACCAGATGAAATTACTAAGGGAGGAGATATGAGTACTAATGATAAGACTAATGCACATCCCACTGAAGAAGGGATACTAAAAGAGGTGAACATAGCAGAAGAATGAAATAAGGAACCACTTGATATAATGCAAAAACAGTCAAGCGCAGAAGCTTATAATTGTAAGGGTATATTTTCTAGGATATAACAAGAtcaggatgttacacctcggaaaaatcctccgttgttgcacaagtgaatgaactagtgaggagtgcaaatatacgatatttccatgagtatgaAATGACATTGATGATCCTAAGTAAGATTCAAAAggcgattgcaataagagataggttatgctccatgagGACTATCAATAGATTCTAAAAATGTGGAAacttgcagatttgcactttggccaattgaacgtaaaatgaaatacggactgtaaagtggtatacagcccgtaaactgccatgtcgtattacaacttccaaaacttcaactttctgccaaatgatcaaatggtcaaatacgacttggaatacggaccgtaaatcgaaatacggcctgtaaaccgtgatcgtaaatcaccatgactccagcatacctttctggttctgttatgcttaaatacgaccacaaaatacggcccgtaaactagaatacggaccgtaaactggatttacgaccactgtgcacgtTCGACGATTGTttatttcagatcagattttgggttattaaaaaagggaccaagtttattatttcatttcatttcacttctacatgacaccccttctctctaaaacatctctctacataaattccataagaattcaaagatatttggtgatcaacaacataaactaagtgaatcaagtataaggaaacccattaaggatcatacaagtcaagaaatctcattggagataaactagggttttgctcaagtggagtattatcaaccaaagcttgttcctacgacatctaaggtaagatttatgatgtttctacgttgtttaaggtatttaagagttgaaatacttggattgtagagaggtatggcaaaatgggtcataaatgtggaatagtgccattttgagtaatagtttgaattgagctatgagtcttgatgtattgtgatgtaaatatgttataaatgatgttgagaacatgagatgagcaatgtaagtgaatggacatagtcgtgtgttatagccatggatatgggtgattgaaggtaaactaagaaatgtggataatgtggatgaataatgactatggttattggtattgtgaatgtattattgacgtttaggagttgatatacgttatggaggaatgttgtataaatagaggagatgctgtctgattttctctagttttggtcatatatgctagctatcgattctaatgatagtatgactttaatgaaggtagaaacgctagcattggaggagaacgcgcaagtgtgaaatagttgaacggaaaaggtgtgtaaggataacccttctttcataaggaatgGTTCTTCGACCAAATATCTAAATTTTCTATAAGATGTAATATTCTTCAAAttattgatcttccgagctagtaagctcacgattcttgatacgccacaaTCATACAAAgtttctcgtatgacgagtaagcctataaagatatgtGTGACGAATGAGAATAATAGTAATGaggatattgatgacgactaaaaTTGTAATAGCGaggatgataacgatgacgatgatgatagtaatgataatagtaaagatgcttatgagctatatgtatgtatgcccttgtatggatactatgaaacaccgagcttatatggccgggtagtatatgtatagatgtatatgtatgtatgtttacgtaacgcgcgcacaccactgcagttgggtatggatgacactgagccttggcagTGCCaagtatgtgtaacactgagccttagttagccaggtatgtatgatcaccgagcctagccatggttgggtacgtgaaacaccgaaccttcaggGTCGAgcatgttatgtaaatgctatgtatctgatatgattatgtatataatatgaatatgagtatgaatacgaatatgatacgatatgaatgtgaataaaggcatGTATATGAacacgagtacaaatatggaacggatatgaCTTGGATGTAAGTATCCAAATACGCATTAGAACCGGGAaatcctatgaaaggcaagtaagtgcctatgacgatgatatcaccatctcccatcttgtgctattttctTATGTTGTTCATTAAGCTTCTATActgatattgactatgctttacatactcagtacattcttcgtactgacgtccttttatttgtggacgctgcgtcattcccgcaggtgcacagggagataggcttgatccatagccacattctcagagactacatagcagagctccacttcattcggagctgtagcttttgggtacttattcttttgtgaacataaatatgggcatagcggggtcctgtcccgcttatgtgatatgttatactctccttagaggctcgtagacatgtgtatatggttagatatgtctagccttgtcggcctatattttgtgcatcattttgatagccttgtcggctcatgtatattgatgtggcacagatgccaatgatgatataaatacattgttgtccaatgggactagcttgatgaatgaatagaagtatgttaaattatgtggctcacctaggtgtaagtataagagtatgcagaggggtgcccaggtgggctagcactagacgctcgtcgcggccctctagatgggtcgtgacaaaagtggtatcagagcagtgcagtcctagggtgtgtctatgatccgtgtctagtagagtcttggttatgggtgtgttgcgtgccacacttataaacaagaagctgcggacattttaggaatgaatgaccttctttctccataagaatcgtgcgatagagctatgatataataAATTCTTGATCCTTAaccatgtgttgtgtatttcagaaatgcctgtaaagagaaaggctacagcagcccaaaggggtAAGTCGGTGGCAAAAAAGTGGGCTCAAAGagcactgccaccggtagtagaggaaagtgagtcccagagtgcggctcaatctcagtcctcccgatcagtacctatattagaggagcgtgagggagcctcagccccagctccaccACCTCCAGATCCTCCACCGGAttcttcaggccaagatgtgaaagaggccatcaagttgctgactcaattggttgcagcccagactcagggacaaagttcagggcaaggtgatagggctgttagcgcaagggcccgtgatttcattactttgaacccttcttaattctttgggtcaaagccggaggaggaccctcaggattttattgatggtatgttgaggacgcttcgtttgatacatgcttcggacaccgagttggtggagttagcatcttatagattgagagatgtcgcgatccaatggtacacggtttggatggcttcacgggcagccaatgcacctccctcggtatggcaagagtttgtt is drawn from Lycium barbarum isolate Lr01 chromosome 8, ASM1917538v2, whole genome shotgun sequence and contains these coding sequences:
- the LOC132607891 gene encoding uncharacterized protein LOC132607891, producing the protein MVKDNESVQKVVEVQDQSNNEQVKSKDKNEIELISEKEVSKEGKLTDQTDDDNNDIITTVISENDEEVDAAQQEMDDDSPDEITKGGDMSTNDKTNAHPTEEGILKEVNIAEE